In Nitrospiraceae bacterium, the following are encoded in one genomic region:
- a CDS encoding pyridoxal-phosphate dependent enzyme — translation MAMTDPITIVQIEQAAARLQGVAHMTPVVANRRLDEVARARVFLKCENFQRVGAFKFRGAYNAVSRLAASGDSRPIVTISSGNHAQGVALACRLQGRVAHVVMPAPVNVAKRAAVLGYGAALYEAPNRPEAERLARDLVLRHDAVLVHPYNDPDVMAGQGTVALEFLSQVPNLDVLLAPVSGGGLMSGLCVAAHARKADICLYACEPAGALDAMVSVRENRIVPVVHPHTIADGLRATLGDLALPILRQHLSGFFVVQEQEIIDAMRFVFERIKVVIEPSSAVAIAPLLRAEGCLRDRTVGVILTGGNADLSVFWDSLSASLH, via the coding sequence ATGGCCATGACCGACCCCATTACGATTGTCCAGATTGAGCAGGCTGCGGCGAGATTGCAGGGCGTCGCGCATATGACTCCGGTCGTGGCCAATCGACGGCTGGATGAGGTCGCTCGAGCACGCGTTTTCCTGAAGTGCGAGAACTTCCAGCGGGTCGGAGCGTTTAAGTTTCGCGGAGCCTACAACGCCGTGTCGCGATTGGCCGCGAGTGGAGACTCCCGGCCTATCGTGACCATATCTTCGGGCAACCATGCGCAAGGCGTAGCGCTAGCGTGTCGATTGCAGGGGCGAGTTGCGCATGTGGTCATGCCCGCGCCGGTGAATGTCGCCAAACGTGCAGCGGTGCTGGGCTACGGCGCAGCGCTGTACGAAGCCCCCAATCGTCCCGAAGCCGAACGATTGGCTCGCGACTTGGTACTTCGGCACGACGCCGTTCTGGTGCATCCCTACAACGATCCGGACGTCATGGCCGGTCAAGGCACGGTGGCGCTGGAATTTCTCTCCCAGGTTCCGAATCTTGACGTATTGCTGGCCCCGGTGAGCGGTGGAGGGCTGATGTCAGGCCTCTGTGTGGCGGCTCATGCCAGAAAGGCGGATATTTGTCTCTATGCTTGCGAACCCGCCGGCGCGTTGGATGCCATGGTCTCCGTGCGGGAGAATCGCATTGTGCCAGTCGTACATCCGCATACCATTGCAGACGGATTACGCGCGACGCTGGGTGACCTGGCACTGCCCATTCTACGCCAGCATCTGTCCGGATTCTTCGTGGTTCAGGAGCAGGAGATCATCGATGCGATGCGCTTCGTATTCGAGCGCATTAAGGTGGTTATCGAGCCGTCGAGTGCCGTGGCTATCGCTCCGCTGCTGCGCGCGGAAGGGTGCCTGAGAGATCGTACGGTAGGTGTAATTCTGACCGGTGGAAACGCGGATTTATCGGTGTTCTGGGACTCGCTCTCCGCTTCTTTGCACTAG
- a CDS encoding molybdopterin-dependent oxidoreductase translates to MFLSRRQFLKVSAGTVAAVAVADKVLALTALQPVIEVGNPLGEYPDRSWERVYHDQYRYDSSFTWCCSPNDTHACRIRAFVRNGVVMRVEQNYDHQTYEDLYGNRGTFAHNPRMCLKGFTFHRRVYGPYRLKGPLMRKGWKEWMDAGSPELTPETKQKYKFNARYLDDMLRVSWDTAFTYIAKGMILIGTRYSGEAGARRLREQGYAPEMIEMMKGAGTRCFKHRAGMPVLGILGKMGNTRVNGGINALLDTWIRKVSPDQAQGGRYWSNYTWHGDQNPSHPWWSGAQGSDVDLADMRFSKLNTSWGKNFVENKMPEAHWKMECIERGARVVVITPEYNPTAYRADYWMPLRPESDGAIFIGAMKILVDENMHDTDFLKGYTDSPVLVRTDTLQFLDPRDVVADYKFPDFSKSYSGRMQSLKPEQIERLGGMMVWDLNKQKAVPLHREQVGWHYLNSGIDAALTGTYRVKLLNGREVDAMPVWQMYLVHFQDYDLDTAHQICRTPKDLLVRWARDSGTIKPAAIHNGEGVTHYFHMTSNGRAAAMVLIITGNVGKFGTGQHTWAGNYKAGTWTATPWSGAGLAVHTGEDPFNITTDPNAHGKEIKTKSYYYGEEVGYWNHGDTALIVNTPKYGRKVFTGKTHMPTPSKVRWVVNVNVLNNAKHHYDMVKNVDPNIEMLVTQDIEMTSDVNHNDVAMACNSWMEFTYPEMTVTVSNPWVQIWKGGIRPLYDTRNDLDTFAGVAAKLSDMTGDKRMRDYFAMVYANRVDVYAQRMLDASSTFYGYSADVMLKSEKGWMVMVRTYPRHPFWEETNESKPMWTRTGRYENYRTEPEAIEYGENFVVHREGPEATPYLPNAIMTSNPYVRPDDYGIPITAQHHDDKTVRNIKLPWQEIKRHSNPLWEKGYQFYCVTPKTRHRVHSQWSVNDWVQIYESNFGDPYRMDKRTPGVGEHQIHINPQAAKDRGINDGDYVYVDGNPVDRPYRGWKPSDPYYKVARLMIRAKYNPAYPYHVTMAKHAPYVSTPKSVKGHETRPDGRAIAVDTGYQSNFRYGAQQSFTRNWLMPMHQTDSLPGKHAIAWKFKWGYQVDHHAINTVPKECLIRITKAEDGGIGARGPWEPVRTGFTPGQENEFMIKWLKGEHIKIKV, encoded by the coding sequence ATGTTTCTTTCACGTCGGCAGTTTTTGAAAGTCTCGGCGGGGACTGTCGCGGCGGTGGCCGTGGCGGACAAGGTCCTGGCGCTGACCGCGCTGCAGCCGGTCATCGAAGTCGGGAACCCGTTGGGCGAGTACCCGGACCGGTCGTGGGAGCGTGTCTACCATGACCAGTATCGGTATGACTCGTCGTTCACGTGGTGCTGCTCGCCGAACGATACGCACGCCTGCCGCATCCGGGCCTTCGTCCGGAACGGCGTGGTCATGCGGGTGGAGCAGAACTACGACCACCAGACCTATGAAGACCTCTACGGCAACCGCGGGACGTTCGCGCACAACCCGCGCATGTGCTTGAAGGGGTTCACCTTCCATCGCCGCGTGTACGGCCCCTATCGGTTGAAGGGGCCGTTGATGCGGAAGGGCTGGAAGGAATGGATGGACGCCGGCTCCCCGGAGCTGACGCCCGAAACCAAGCAGAAGTATAAGTTCAACGCCCGGTATCTGGACGACATGCTGCGCGTGTCGTGGGATACGGCGTTCACCTATATCGCCAAGGGTATGATCCTGATCGGGACGCGGTACAGCGGCGAGGCCGGCGCGCGGCGGTTGCGCGAGCAGGGCTACGCCCCGGAAATGATCGAGATGATGAAGGGCGCGGGCACACGGTGCTTCAAGCATCGCGCGGGCATGCCGGTGCTCGGCATCTTGGGCAAGATGGGGAACACCCGGGTCAACGGCGGCATCAATGCCCTGTTGGACACCTGGATCCGCAAGGTCAGCCCGGATCAGGCGCAGGGCGGCCGCTACTGGTCGAACTACACCTGGCACGGCGACCAGAACCCCTCCCATCCCTGGTGGTCGGGCGCGCAGGGGTCCGACGTCGACCTCGCCGACATGCGCTTCTCTAAGCTGAACACCAGCTGGGGGAAGAACTTCGTCGAGAACAAGATGCCGGAAGCGCACTGGAAGATGGAGTGTATCGAGCGCGGCGCCCGTGTGGTCGTCATCACGCCCGAATACAATCCGACGGCCTATCGGGCGGACTACTGGATGCCGCTGCGGCCGGAATCCGACGGGGCCATTTTCATCGGTGCGATGAAGATCCTCGTCGACGAGAACATGCACGACACGGACTTCTTGAAGGGATACACCGACTCCCCCGTGTTGGTCCGTACGGACACGTTGCAGTTCTTGGATCCGCGCGATGTGGTGGCGGATTACAAGTTCCCGGACTTCTCCAAGAGCTACTCGGGCCGGATGCAGTCGTTGAAACCCGAGCAGATCGAGCGCTTGGGCGGCATGATGGTCTGGGACCTGAACAAGCAGAAGGCCGTCCCGCTCCATCGGGAGCAGGTGGGCTGGCACTACTTGAACAGCGGCATTGATGCGGCGCTGACCGGGACCTACCGGGTGAAGCTGCTCAATGGCCGGGAAGTCGACGCCATGCCGGTCTGGCAGATGTACCTGGTGCACTTCCAGGACTACGACCTGGATACCGCGCATCAGATCTGCCGGACGCCGAAGGACCTGTTGGTCCGGTGGGCGCGCGATTCGGGCACGATCAAGCCCGCCGCGATCCACAACGGCGAAGGTGTGACGCACTACTTCCATATGACCTCGAACGGCCGGGCGGCCGCGATGGTCCTCATCATCACGGGCAACGTCGGGAAGTTCGGGACCGGGCAGCATACCTGGGCCGGTAACTACAAGGCCGGAACCTGGACGGCGACCCCCTGGTCAGGCGCCGGGTTGGCCGTGCACACGGGCGAGGATCCCTTCAACATCACCACGGATCCGAACGCGCACGGCAAGGAAATCAAGACCAAGTCGTACTACTACGGCGAAGAAGTCGGCTACTGGAACCACGGCGATACGGCCTTGATCGTCAATACGCCCAAGTATGGACGCAAGGTGTTCACCGGGAAAACCCACATGCCGACGCCGAGCAAGGTCCGCTGGGTCGTCAACGTGAACGTGCTCAACAACGCCAAGCACCACTACGACATGGTGAAGAACGTCGATCCGAACATCGAGATGCTGGTCACCCAGGACATCGAGATGACGTCCGACGTCAACCATAACGACGTGGCCATGGCCTGCAACTCCTGGATGGAGTTCACCTATCCGGAAATGACGGTGACGGTGTCCAATCCGTGGGTGCAGATCTGGAAAGGCGGCATCCGGCCGCTGTACGACACGCGCAACGACCTCGACACGTTCGCCGGGGTTGCGGCCAAGTTGTCGGATATGACCGGCGACAAGCGCATGCGGGACTACTTCGCGATGGTCTATGCCAACCGCGTTGACGTCTACGCTCAGCGCATGCTCGACGCCTCCAGCACCTTCTACGGCTACTCGGCCGACGTGATGCTGAAGAGCGAAAAGGGCTGGATGGTCATGGTCCGGACCTACCCGCGCCATCCGTTCTGGGAAGAGACCAACGAGTCGAAGCCCATGTGGACACGCACGGGCCGGTATGAAAACTACCGGACGGAGCCGGAAGCGATCGAATACGGCGAAAACTTTGTGGTGCACCGCGAGGGCCCGGAAGCCACGCCGTATCTGCCGAACGCGATCATGACGAGCAACCCGTACGTCCGCCCGGACGACTACGGGATTCCGATCACGGCGCAGCACCATGACGACAAAACGGTGCGCAACATCAAGCTGCCGTGGCAGGAAATCAAGCGGCACTCGAACCCGTTGTGGGAAAAAGGGTACCAGTTCTACTGCGTCACCCCGAAGACCCGCCACCGGGTCCACAGCCAGTGGTCGGTGAACGACTGGGTGCAGATTTACGAGTCGAACTTCGGCGATCCCTACCGCATGGACAAGCGGACGCCGGGCGTCGGCGAGCACCAGATCCACATCAACCCGCAGGCCGCGAAGGATCGCGGCATCAACGACGGCGACTACGTGTATGTCGACGGCAACCCGGTGGACCGGCCGTACCGCGGCTGGAAGCCCTCGGATCCGTACTACAAGGTCGCGCGCTTGATGATCCGCGCCAAGTACAACCCGGCGTATCCGTACCACGTCACGATGGCGAAGCACGCCCCGTACGTGTCGACGCCGAAGTCGGTGAAGGGCCACGAGACGCGACCGGACGGCCGCGCCATCGCGGTGGACACCGGCTATCAGTCCAACTTCCGGTATGGGGCCCAACAGTCCTTTACCCGGAACTGGTTGATGCCGATGCACCAAACCGACTCGCTGCCGGGCAAACACGCGATTGCCTGGAAGTTCAAGTGGGGCTATCAGGTCGACCACCACGCGATCAACACGGTCCCGAAGGAATGCTTGATCCGCATCACCAAGGCGGAAGACGGCGGCATCGGGGCGCGTGGGCCGTGGGAACCGGTCCGGACGGGCTTCACGCCGGGTCAGGAAAACGAGTTCATGATCAAGTGGCTCAAAGGCGAGCACATCAAGATCAAAGTCTAA
- a CDS encoding nitrate oxidoreductase subunit beta, with amino-acid sequence MPEVYNWQLGRKMLYPYEERHPKWQFAFVFNINRCLACQTCSMADKSTWLFSKGQEYMWWNNVETKPYGGYPQFYDVKITQLIEQVNPGGQVWNVRVGRKHHAPYGVFEGMTIFDAGAKVGQAAIGYIPTDQEWRFVNIYEDTATSMRALVEGIDKTGFSRDEPWKMTGSSLPEHETFFFYLQRICNHCTYPGCLAACPRKAIYKRPEDGIVLIDQNRCRGYKKCVEQCPYKKPMYRGTTRVSEKCIACYPRIEGKDPLTGGEPMETRCMAACVGKIRMQSLMRIGDDGLWAEDRWHPLYYAIRVEQVALPLYPQWGTEPNGFYIPPRHSPRGYARQMFGPGVDNAIEKYLVPSRELLAVLQLWRASQQIVFRYDVIPGPKVFETQIHGKRFEMYNDTVLGFNKSGKEVARVQVEEPIYIRPAERVTWL; translated from the coding sequence ATGCCTGAAGTCTATAACTGGCAACTGGGACGAAAGATGTTGTACCCCTATGAGGAACGACATCCGAAGTGGCAGTTTGCCTTCGTCTTCAATATCAATCGCTGCCTGGCGTGTCAGACCTGCAGCATGGCGGATAAGTCCACGTGGCTCTTCTCCAAGGGCCAGGAGTACATGTGGTGGAACAATGTGGAAACCAAGCCGTATGGCGGGTATCCCCAGTTCTACGATGTGAAAATTACGCAGCTGATCGAACAAGTCAATCCGGGAGGCCAGGTGTGGAACGTCCGCGTCGGGCGGAAACATCATGCCCCCTACGGGGTGTTCGAAGGGATGACCATCTTTGACGCCGGCGCCAAGGTGGGGCAGGCGGCGATCGGCTATATTCCGACCGACCAGGAATGGCGGTTCGTGAATATCTATGAAGACACGGCCACCTCGATGCGGGCGTTGGTCGAAGGGATCGATAAGACCGGGTTCTCCCGCGACGAACCGTGGAAGATGACCGGAAGCAGTCTGCCGGAACATGAGACCTTCTTCTTCTATCTCCAGCGCATCTGTAATCACTGCACCTATCCCGGCTGCTTGGCGGCGTGCCCCCGCAAGGCCATCTACAAGCGGCCGGAAGACGGCATTGTGCTGATCGATCAGAACCGGTGTCGAGGGTACAAGAAGTGCGTGGAACAGTGCCCCTATAAGAAACCCATGTACCGCGGCACCACGCGGGTCAGTGAAAAATGTATTGCCTGCTATCCGCGCATCGAGGGCAAAGATCCCTTGACCGGGGGGGAGCCGATGGAAACCCGCTGCATGGCGGCCTGCGTCGGCAAGATCCGCATGCAGAGCCTCATGCGCATCGGGGACGATGGGCTCTGGGCGGAAGATCGGTGGCATCCCCTCTACTACGCGATCCGGGTGGAGCAAGTGGCCTTGCCGCTGTATCCGCAATGGGGCACCGAGCCCAACGGCTTCTACATCCCGCCCCGGCATTCACCGCGCGGTTATGCCCGCCAGATGTTCGGCCCCGGTGTGGACAATGCCATTGAGAAGTATTTGGTCCCGAGCCGGGAACTGCTGGCCGTTCTCCAGCTGTGGCGCGCAAGCCAACAGATCGTGTTCCGCTATGACGTGATTCCGGGGCCGAAAGTGTTTGAAACCCAAATTCATGGCAAGCGGTTCGAGATGTACAACGACACGGTGTTGGGCTTCAACAAATCGGGCAAAGAAGTGGCTCGTGTACAAGTCGAGGAACCGATCTACATCAGACCGGCGGAACGCGTGACCTGGCTCTAA
- a CDS encoding DUF58 domain-containing protein, which yields MPQPFARTIFSRISPRRSIRLTSEGTRFLLFTLAVGVAAVNTGNNLFYLLLAMMLSLIVMSGLLSEQCLRRLEFGRHAPEYLFANEPTTITLEVKNCKLRLPSFSLRLVDVTEGIDLDRGAHLQYIAPRATILISYPLLLLKRGYSRLDGIRVITPFPFGLFLKKRYYPAETSIIVCPARYPLPSSLLQDLGVIGQDQHLAQRGRGLSLYNLREYRTGDDSRAIHWMTTARTSKLMIKETEAEDQRWVTLAMSPVAPPEHDSRFERALSIAGSIVQLLHSRGYHLRLVLGSESIPFGAGEEHATRILETLALCTRSNPENADDVETALTQVLRNSRDGFTVLIRPWISAGSSPLGIPIDITIDPESYRDLFDVA from the coding sequence ATGCCGCAGCCCTTCGCTAGGACCATCTTCAGCCGAATCTCGCCACGCCGCTCGATACGATTGACATCCGAAGGCACCCGCTTCCTGCTGTTTACCCTAGCAGTCGGTGTAGCCGCCGTGAACACCGGCAACAATCTCTTCTACCTGTTGCTCGCCATGATGCTGAGCTTGATCGTCATGTCTGGCCTGCTTTCTGAGCAGTGCCTCCGGCGATTGGAATTTGGCCGCCATGCTCCCGAGTACCTGTTCGCCAACGAACCGACGACGATCACACTCGAGGTAAAAAATTGCAAACTCCGCCTACCCAGTTTTTCTCTTCGTCTCGTTGACGTCACCGAGGGGATCGATCTCGACCGTGGCGCCCATCTCCAATACATCGCACCACGAGCCACTATCTTGATCTCGTATCCTTTACTGCTGCTGAAACGTGGATACTCTCGTCTCGACGGGATTCGCGTTATCACACCATTCCCCTTTGGCCTGTTCTTGAAAAAGCGTTATTACCCAGCCGAGACCTCTATCATTGTCTGCCCCGCACGGTATCCACTCCCCTCCAGCTTACTCCAAGACTTAGGCGTGATCGGGCAGGATCAACACCTGGCCCAACGAGGACGAGGCCTTTCTCTCTACAATCTTCGGGAGTACCGTACAGGCGATGATTCCCGTGCGATACATTGGATGACCACGGCACGCACGTCCAAACTCATGATCAAGGAGACTGAGGCCGAAGATCAGAGGTGGGTAACCCTGGCAATGTCGCCGGTAGCCCCGCCCGAGCATGACAGCCGATTCGAGAGAGCCTTGTCCATTGCCGGCTCGATCGTACAGCTACTCCATTCTCGGGGATATCATTTGCGCTTGGTGCTGGGATCAGAATCCATCCCGTTCGGAGCCGGAGAGGAACATGCGACTCGAATCCTAGAGACATTGGCACTGTGTACGCGCTCTAATCCGGAAAACGCGGATGATGTAGAGACCGCCTTGACGCAAGTCCTTAGAAACTCCCGAGATGGATTCACCGTCCTCATCCGACCGTGGATCTCAGCCGGTTCCTCGCCTCTCGGTATCCCTATCGATATCACCATTGACCCGGAATCCTATCGGGACCTTTTTGATGTCGCTTGA
- a CDS encoding DUF3488 domain-containing protein produces MSLDRAFRLSSILLAGTSFASLGLAMLLPTWLLILGSAAFAVALVRLIKTSGVGARLSTVRFSALTWNIFLLLAFAGFWADLIFISQELLPAGIHFLVTLLINKLFNLEHRRDFQHLYAISLMAILASAALTSHVWYAPIFIAYLLSGVWTLLLYHLTKEREEQVGPDGQPLVHATRTLNSRPISLRFFWTTNAVAAGAFCLTLMFFFAIPRIGVGFFQKGRGDSLRTTGFTEHVDLGMIGPVKHDPSVVMRVELPEGIEGRGKAESLYLRGVAYDQYNGKSWSNSLLHRRTLMESPQGTFTVRATTNVPPPPATARLRQDILLEPLDTPVIFGAPLPVTVIGDFLSVQSDPMSALYLPFPSNSRLQYSVYSMPRSIIPADQKATAFLYSEFIQRHYLQLPPTSPQVSDLAHSITKSATSIAHAVSLIRTHLLTSYRYSLEIPATQSARPLEDFLFDRRTGYCEHYATAMVVLLRSVGIPARLVTGFLATEWNGFGSYYTVRQRDAHAWVEVYFPQSGWVTMDPTPSAPAPAPSSWWQATRSALDSVRLKWDRLFVHYSASDQMAMVQNLRESGDAMRSRLADSFFTMFAPVTETLGRSLAKVSHVNRSQALLMAAILLAGIGYLLFLTRRRSERPVIGRNALTSTQQTAVVIYQDLLVCCSRQGLVKAPATTPLEFLGEIKIHWSEALPSAEALTQLYTRSRFGLTPMTAGDLDAARQLLQTLQALTRPIRPEPKL; encoded by the coding sequence ATGTCGCTTGATCGGGCGTTCAGGCTCAGTTCGATACTGCTGGCCGGCACCAGTTTTGCCAGTCTCGGACTCGCGATGCTGCTGCCGACTTGGTTACTTATTCTCGGTAGCGCGGCGTTCGCGGTGGCCCTCGTTCGCCTCATAAAGACATCCGGTGTGGGTGCGAGGCTCTCGACGGTACGGTTTTCCGCCTTAACCTGGAACATCTTTCTGCTGCTGGCATTTGCCGGGTTTTGGGCGGATCTGATATTCATCTCACAAGAGTTGCTGCCGGCCGGCATTCATTTTCTGGTCACACTCCTAATCAATAAGCTGTTCAACCTGGAACATCGTCGTGACTTTCAGCACCTCTATGCCATCAGCCTCATGGCCATCCTTGCCTCCGCCGCACTCACGTCACATGTCTGGTATGCCCCGATCTTCATAGCCTATCTTTTGAGCGGCGTCTGGACACTCCTGCTCTACCACCTCACGAAGGAACGAGAGGAGCAAGTCGGGCCTGACGGTCAGCCCCTCGTTCATGCAACACGCACCTTGAACAGCAGGCCGATTAGCTTGAGATTCTTTTGGACGACCAATGCCGTGGCCGCCGGAGCCTTCTGCCTCACCCTCATGTTCTTCTTTGCGATTCCCAGAATCGGTGTCGGATTTTTTCAAAAAGGGCGGGGGGACAGCCTGCGGACAACCGGCTTCACCGAGCATGTTGATTTGGGAATGATTGGCCCGGTCAAACACGACCCAAGCGTAGTCATGCGTGTTGAACTGCCGGAAGGAATCGAGGGGAGAGGCAAAGCCGAATCGTTGTACCTACGCGGCGTGGCGTACGATCAGTACAATGGAAAATCATGGAGCAATAGCCTGCTGCATCGCCGCACACTGATGGAATCCCCTCAAGGAACATTCACGGTTCGGGCCACAACAAACGTGCCCCCTCCGCCAGCGACTGCTCGTCTTAGGCAAGACATTTTGCTGGAACCATTGGACACTCCGGTCATTTTCGGCGCGCCGTTGCCGGTCACTGTGATCGGAGACTTCCTCTCCGTTCAGTCAGACCCGATGAGCGCACTCTATTTGCCATTTCCCAGCAACTCGCGCCTTCAGTACTCGGTTTACTCAATGCCGAGGAGCATTATCCCCGCCGATCAAAAGGCGACCGCCTTCCTATATTCCGAATTCATTCAGCGGCACTATTTGCAGTTACCGCCGACAAGCCCGCAAGTGTCCGATCTGGCCCATAGCATTACCAAGTCCGCAACGAGCATCGCCCATGCGGTAAGTCTGATCCGAACCCATCTGCTTACGAGCTATCGCTACAGTTTGGAAATTCCCGCAACGCAGTCCGCACGGCCACTTGAGGATTTCCTATTCGATCGGAGGACCGGGTACTGCGAGCATTATGCAACGGCAATGGTGGTCCTCCTGCGATCAGTGGGCATTCCAGCCCGGCTGGTCACAGGCTTCTTGGCCACTGAATGGAACGGCTTCGGAAGTTACTATACGGTGCGACAACGTGATGCCCACGCCTGGGTCGAAGTGTATTTTCCTCAATCAGGCTGGGTCACCATGGATCCCACTCCATCAGCACCGGCCCCGGCACCATCCAGCTGGTGGCAAGCGACGCGAAGCGCTCTGGATTCGGTCCGTCTGAAGTGGGATCGACTTTTCGTCCACTACAGCGCGAGCGACCAAATGGCGATGGTACAGAACCTTCGGGAAAGCGGAGATGCCATGCGATCCCGGCTGGCCGATTCGTTCTTCACAATGTTTGCGCCCGTGACCGAGACTCTCGGCCGCTCACTTGCCAAGGTCTCGCACGTTAACAGATCGCAGGCCCTGCTGATGGCTGCGATCCTGCTGGCAGGGATTGGATATCTCCTCTTCCTCACCCGCCGGCGTAGCGAAAGACCAGTCATTGGCAGGAACGCGCTGACGTCGACACAGCAGACGGCCGTTGTGATCTATCAAGATTTGCTGGTCTGTTGCTCCCGGCAGGGCTTAGTGAAGGCTCCTGCAACGACACCGCTGGAATTTCTAGGAGAGATCAAGATTCACTGGTCGGAAGCACTCCCCAGCGCCGAAGCCCTTACACAGCTGTATACCCGCTCTCGCTTCGGCCTCACACCAATGACCGCTGGAGACCTGGATGCCGCACGCCAGCTGTTGCAGACCCTCCAGGCATTGACCCGCCCCATCAGGCCGGAACCGAAGTTGTGA